In the genome of Pseudoglutamicibacter cumminsii, one region contains:
- a CDS encoding phosphoribosylaminoimidazolesuccinocarboxamide synthase — MSGYTTNPIQLEGWKHTYSGKVRDLYVPENPDVTDRVLVVASDRISAYDHVLSTPITHKGEVLTQLSLWWFEQLSGVANHVLSTDVPEPVAHRAMICQRLDMYPIECIARGYLTGSGLAEYKQSQTVTGIELPEGLVDGSKLEPAIFTPSAKAEVGEHDENITFEQMVERVGREAAEELAELTMDVYTRAEKIARERGIILADTKVEFGKDPVTGPTVLGDEVLTPDSSRFWDAEEYKPGQSQPSFDKQFVRDWLTSEASGWDKASDTPPPALPEDIVAATSQRYIEAFERLTGHEFTPRSQPYA, encoded by the coding sequence GTGAGCGGCTACACGACCAACCCAATCCAGCTCGAGGGCTGGAAGCACACCTACTCGGGCAAGGTGCGTGACCTCTACGTCCCTGAGAACCCAGACGTAACCGACCGCGTCCTTGTGGTCGCATCAGACCGCATCAGCGCCTACGACCACGTGCTGAGCACCCCCATCACCCATAAGGGCGAGGTGCTGACCCAGCTTTCGTTGTGGTGGTTCGAACAGCTCAGCGGCGTCGCCAACCACGTGCTGTCTACCGATGTTCCGGAGCCCGTTGCGCATCGTGCCATGATCTGCCAGCGGTTGGACATGTATCCGATCGAGTGCATCGCGCGCGGCTACCTGACGGGTTCGGGGCTCGCCGAATACAAACAGAGCCAGACCGTGACCGGGATCGAACTTCCGGAGGGCCTCGTTGACGGCTCCAAGCTCGAGCCAGCGATCTTCACACCGTCTGCCAAGGCTGAGGTGGGCGAACACGACGAGAACATCACGTTCGAGCAGATGGTTGAGCGGGTTGGTCGCGAAGCCGCCGAAGAGCTCGCCGAGCTCACCATGGACGTGTACACACGAGCCGAAAAGATCGCGCGCGAACGCGGCATCATCCTCGCCGATACCAAGGTTGAGTTCGGTAAGGACCCCGTAACGGGCCCCACGGTCCTGGGCGACGAGGTTCTGACCCCAGACTCGTCCCGCTTCTGGGATGCCGAGGAATACAAGCCGGGCCAGTCCCAGCCGTCCTTCGACAAGCAGTTCGTGCGCGACTGGCTGACCTCTGAGGCCTCTGGGTGGGACAAAGCGAGCGACACCCCTCCACCGGCCCTCCCGGAGGACATCGTCGCGGCGACCTCGCAGCGCTACATCGAAGCGTTCGAACGCCTCACCGGCCACGAATTTACGCCGCGCTCGCAGCCGTACGCGTAA
- the purD gene encoding phosphoribosylamine--glycine ligase translates to MKVLVIGPGGREHALVRALLRDDSVEEVHAAPGNAGIAADVPVHDLNTTDPDACVALAKELAVDLVVVGPEAPLAAGAADALVEAGVPVFGPSKAAAQLEASKAFAKEIMAEAEVPTAMARVATTAEEAADALDMFGAPYVVKDDGLAAGKGVVVTSDRAEALAHAQACFDAGGSVVIEEFLDGPEVSLFVLSDGTNAVPLEPAQDFKRIFDNDEGPNTGGMGAYTPLPWLPEGFVAQVMERVAEPTLVAMKNRGTPFVGVLYCGLAVTSRGLRVIEFNARFGDPETQPVLQRLRSPLGRVLLAAARGKLDTIEPLVWDERTAVAVVLASAGYPESSSKGDVITGVDAAEAHEAVSVLHAGTALNADGELVTAGGRVLAVVGLGEDLNDAREVAYAGAEKITFDGAQKRTDIALKAARGEITIPDAGTSGAGTTEEGDTQ, encoded by the coding sequence GTGAAGGTCTTGGTAATTGGCCCAGGTGGCCGCGAACACGCCCTTGTCCGTGCGCTTTTGCGCGATGACTCCGTTGAGGAGGTGCACGCCGCCCCCGGTAACGCCGGCATCGCGGCGGATGTGCCCGTCCACGATCTCAACACCACAGATCCCGACGCGTGCGTTGCGCTCGCGAAGGAACTCGCTGTTGATCTGGTGGTTGTTGGGCCGGAAGCCCCGCTCGCAGCGGGTGCCGCGGACGCGCTTGTAGAAGCAGGTGTCCCGGTTTTCGGACCTTCGAAGGCCGCGGCACAGCTCGAAGCGTCGAAGGCGTTCGCTAAAGAGATCATGGCTGAGGCCGAGGTCCCAACCGCGATGGCGCGCGTGGCTACCACGGCTGAAGAGGCCGCCGATGCGCTCGATATGTTCGGTGCCCCGTACGTCGTTAAGGACGATGGCCTCGCGGCAGGCAAGGGCGTCGTCGTGACCTCTGATCGCGCGGAGGCGCTCGCGCACGCTCAGGCGTGCTTCGACGCCGGCGGAAGCGTTGTGATCGAAGAGTTCCTGGACGGACCTGAGGTTTCGCTTTTCGTGCTCTCCGACGGAACCAACGCGGTCCCGCTTGAGCCGGCCCAAGACTTCAAGCGCATCTTCGACAACGACGAAGGCCCCAACACCGGCGGCATGGGCGCGTACACGCCGCTGCCGTGGCTCCCTGAAGGATTCGTCGCGCAGGTCATGGAGCGCGTCGCGGAACCGACGCTCGTGGCGATGAAGAACCGCGGAACCCCGTTCGTCGGAGTCCTCTACTGCGGTCTCGCCGTGACGAGCCGCGGCCTGCGCGTCATTGAATTCAACGCCCGCTTTGGCGACCCCGAAACCCAGCCGGTTCTGCAGCGCCTGCGCTCGCCGTTGGGTCGCGTCCTGCTCGCTGCGGCGCGCGGCAAGCTCGACACCATCGAACCGCTCGTGTGGGATGAACGCACCGCGGTAGCCGTGGTGCTGGCTTCCGCCGGCTACCCGGAGTCCTCCTCGAAGGGCGACGTCATCACGGGTGTTGACGCGGCCGAGGCTCATGAAGCCGTATCCGTTCTCCACGCTGGTACCGCCCTCAACGCCGACGGCGAGCTCGTCACCGCTGGTGGGCGCGTCCTGGCCGTCGTTGGCTTGGGTGAAGACCTCAACGATGCACGCGAAGTCGCGTACGCCGGCGCCGAGAAGATCACCTTTGATGGGGCGCAGAAGCGCACCGACATCGCGCTCAAAGCAGCGCGCGGCGAGATCACGATTCCAGACGCTGGGACATCTGGCGCCGGCACCACCGAAGAAGGGGACACACAGTGA
- a CDS encoding metallophosphoesterase yields MPNQLKRLAAYSAGAAVAGGSVLAARAAWNALDFRITEHTVPVLEPGAQPIRLLHISDIHMAPRQRAKVAWLHSLAELKPDVVINTGDNLARHNAEDALIEALEPLLECPGAFVPGSHCYHTSRLKNPLSYLSKRRLTGEKIRYAEHDELDWRRMHAAFEAAGWLNAANAHGWVEVPSRDASSSPRRIVVTGVDDPHIGLDRVTPWPDEATQQASMPGGDSSVAFRLGLTHAPYRHILNQLTTMGADLILAGHTHGGQIALPGYGAVVSNADIPTGRAAGLGTWIAGRRRAYLNVSQGVGASRFVPFRTGFKPGASLITLVAREV; encoded by the coding sequence GTGCCGAATCAGTTGAAGCGCCTTGCCGCCTATTCAGCGGGTGCCGCGGTTGCTGGTGGTTCCGTTCTCGCTGCACGAGCTGCGTGGAATGCGCTGGACTTCCGAATCACTGAGCACACGGTTCCCGTATTGGAGCCGGGTGCGCAGCCGATCCGTTTGTTGCACATTTCGGATATCCATATGGCTCCTAGGCAGCGTGCGAAAGTTGCGTGGCTACATTCATTGGCTGAGCTGAAACCTGACGTCGTGATCAACACTGGCGACAACCTCGCTAGACACAACGCAGAAGATGCCCTCATCGAAGCGCTCGAGCCGCTTCTTGAGTGCCCCGGCGCGTTCGTCCCTGGATCGCACTGCTACCACACCTCGCGGCTCAAAAATCCGCTCTCGTACCTGAGCAAGCGGCGCTTGACGGGTGAAAAGATCCGGTACGCAGAACACGACGAACTCGACTGGCGCCGGATGCACGCCGCGTTCGAAGCCGCTGGCTGGCTCAACGCCGCCAACGCGCACGGATGGGTCGAGGTCCCTTCCCGGGACGCTTCTTCGAGCCCACGCCGAATCGTGGTCACCGGTGTGGACGACCCGCACATCGGCTTGGATCGGGTCACGCCCTGGCCTGACGAGGCCACACAGCAAGCCAGCATGCCTGGTGGCGACAGCTCTGTTGCATTCCGGCTCGGGCTAACTCATGCCCCGTACCGCCACATTCTGAATCAGCTCACGACGATGGGCGCAGACCTCATCTTGGCAGGCCACACGCACGGTGGTCAGATTGCCCTGCCGGGCTACGGCGCGGTGGTTTCCAACGCAGACATCCCGACCGGCAGAGCCGCCGGGCTGGGCACGTGGATCGCAGGCCGCCGCCGCGCATATCTGAATGTTTCTCAGGGCGTTGGGGCGAGCCGTTTCGTTCCGTTCCGCACCGGGTTCAAGCCCGGCGCATCGCTCATCACGCTGGTTGCGCGCGAGGTTTGA